One Microlunatus soli genomic window carries:
- a CDS encoding decaprenylphospho-beta-D-erythro-pentofuranosid-2-ulose 2-reductase produces MIDALGVPQSLLLLGGTSDIALAIAHRYAATRHEQGTSLRVVLAARPGERRTAAANGLRDAGCTVVELDFEASDATSRQRVIEQAFAEGDLDLAVVAFGILGDAERAWTDATATLEMAEINFTAPVHLGALLADRFKGQGYGQVVALSSVAGERVRRSNFVYGSTKAGFDGFYLGLGEALRPFGARVLVVRPGFVRSKMTDGMAEAPLAVTPDEVAGATVAAVRDRRELIWVPNTFRYVMAILRHVPRPIFRRLPI; encoded by the coding sequence GTGATCGACGCTCTCGGCGTTCCGCAATCGCTGCTGCTGCTCGGCGGTACTTCCGACATCGCGCTGGCGATCGCCCATCGCTATGCCGCGACCCGGCACGAGCAGGGAACCTCGCTGCGGGTGGTGTTGGCCGCCCGGCCCGGTGAGCGTCGGACTGCGGCGGCGAACGGTCTGCGCGATGCGGGCTGCACGGTCGTCGAACTGGACTTCGAGGCCTCGGACGCGACGTCTCGGCAACGGGTGATCGAGCAGGCTTTCGCCGAGGGTGATCTTGATCTTGCGGTCGTCGCGTTCGGCATCCTGGGTGACGCCGAACGAGCCTGGACCGATGCAACGGCGACCCTGGAGATGGCCGAGATCAACTTCACTGCGCCGGTCCATCTCGGTGCCCTGCTGGCAGACCGATTCAAGGGCCAGGGCTACGGCCAGGTTGTTGCGCTGTCCAGCGTTGCGGGCGAACGGGTCCGCCGTTCCAATTTCGTCTACGGCTCGACCAAGGCCGGCTTCGACGGCTTCTACCTCGGGCTCGGTGAGGCGTTGCGGCCGTTCGGTGCCCGGGTCCTGGTTGTCCGGCCGGGGTTCGTCCGGTCCAAGATGACCGACGGGATGGCCGAGGCGCCCCTCGCCGTGACGCCGGACGAGGTCGCCGGTGCGACCGTCGCCGCGGTCCGCGATCGGCGCGAACTGATCTGGGTGCCGAACACCTTCCGGTACGTGATGGCGATCCTGCGGCACGTACCGCGCCCGATCTTCCGCCGGCTGCCGATCTGA